One Cryptomeria japonica chromosome 9, Sugi_1.0, whole genome shotgun sequence genomic window carries:
- the LOC131040500 gene encoding phospholipase A1-Igamma3, chloroplastic-like — translation MAISRLVLSNWKEANEKTNGEVVDKSNQLKVSDMWRDIQGAKHWNGLLDPINPLLKAEILRYGDFAQQCYDSFDNTRSSTYYGNCKRSKSSLAHRLEFLNCGRGYQVTKYIYANTSLLDSIFGEESSEGVAWIGFIAVCTDPDEIKRLGRRDIVVAWRGTQTPFEWMENLRDILVPVMASKATTYSNIQTSSNPDVRIEKGFLSCYTSTDEDSVRCMLSARDTVVGEITRLVKEYKEKEEDLSITFTGHSLGAALATLSAYDIKQIMVNEYGVTSIPVTVFSFASPRVGNLSFAQHMEDIGVKVLRVAYVHVGVEISIDSSSSAFLKHMHNPANFHNLEVYLHALDGFQGNNNLPFKPSGRDPALVNKYSDLLIESLQIPSEWWAKRNKEVVKRIDGMLVYSPTTPTPVPLPDVPL, via the exons ATGGCAATATCTCGATTAGTTTTAAGCAATTGGAAGGAGGCAAATGAAAAAACTAATGGAGAAGTTGTAGACAAATCAAACCAATTAAAGGTTTCTGATATGTGGCGAGATATCCAGGGTGCCAAACATTGGAATGGCTTGCTCGATCCCATTAACCCACTTCTCAAAGCAGAGATACTCAGATATGGTGATTTTGCACAGCAATGCTATGATTCATTTGACAATACGCGCTCTTCCACATACTATGGGAATTGTAAGCGCAGCAAAAGCTCGCTTGCCCACAGACTGGAGTTTCTAAATTGTGGGCGTGGATATCAAGTTACTAAATATATATACGCCAATACGAGTCTTTTGGACTCCATTTTTGGCGAGGAATCAAGTGAAGGCGTTGCCTGGATAGGTTTTATTGCAGTTTGCACTGACCCAGATGAGATAAAGCGATTGGGAAGACGTGACATAGTTGTTGCATGGAGAGGCACGCAGACTCCATTTGAATGGATGGAAAATCTCAGAGACATATTGGTTCCTGTTATGGCATCAAAGGCTACAACATACTCCAACATCCAAACCAGTTCAAATCCAGATGTCAGGATAGAGAAGGGTTTTCTCAGTTGTTATACGTCCACCGACGAGGACTCTGTCAGATGCATGCTTAGTGCAAGGGACACTGTAGTGGGTGAGATAACCAGATTAGTAAAGGAatacaaggagaaagaagaagatttGAGCATAACATTTACCGGACATAGCTTGGGAGCTGCACTGGCAACCCTGAGCGCATATGACATAAAACAAATCATGGTGAATGAATATGGTGTGACCTCAATTCCCGTCACAGTGTTTTCCTTCGCGTCTCCGCGGGTAGGAAATCTGTCTTTTGCCCAACATATGGAAGATATTGGCGTCAAAGTGCTGCGTGTG GCATATGTTCATGTGGGAGTAGAGATTAGTATAGATAGCAGCAGCTCGGCTTTCCTGAAGCACATGCATAATCCTGCAAATTTCCACAACTTGGAGGTTTATTTGCATGCACTTGATGGCTTTCAAGGAAATAACAACCTACCCTTTAAGCCATCGGGAAGAGATCCAGCTCTGGTTAACAAATACTCCGACTTACTGATTGAAAGCCTCCAAATACCTTCTGAGTGGTGGGCAAAGAGAAATAAAGAAGTGGTGAAACGCATAGATGGTATGTTGGTCTACTCTCCTACAACTCCAACCCCTGTTCCTCTTCCGGATGTTCCCCTCTAA